The Microbacterium schleiferi genome contains the following window.
GCCGACGCCGCATCAGCGAGCAGTTCTCACGCGCGTATGCGCAGCAGCGTCCGCGACCGTCGTGATGACCAGCAGTGCTCGCGAGACCCTGCTGGAAAACTACGACGTGAATGCCGCACTCGTTCACACCATCCCCCACGGCGTGACGAATCTCGCCCTGCGTCCCACGACTCCTCACCGCCGCAAGCGTGTCCTCACGTGGGGGTTGATCTCACCGGGAAAGGGCATCGAGTGGGGTATCCGCGCCATGGCACAGCTCGGCGATCTGGCGCCCGACATCGAGTATGTCGTCGCGGGGCAGACCCACCCGAAGGTTCTTGCGCTCGCCGGCGAGAGCTACCGGACCGCGCTCACGACACTGGTCGACGAGCTCGACCTCGGCGCATCCGTGCGTTTGGATGGGCGATACCTCGACGGCGACGAGCTCGCGGCTCTCCTGGCATCGGCAGATGTCGTCCTCCTCCCCTACGACTCGCTCGACCAAGCAACCTCGGGTGTGCTGGCGGAGGCCGTCGCGGCGGGTATCCCCGTTGTTGCGACGCGGTTTCCCCACGCTGTCGAACTGCTCGCAAGCGGCGCAGGAACCGTCGTCACTCATCAGGATCCGGAAGCTATCGCGGCAGCGGTGCGAACGATCCTTCGCGGCGACGAGGTCGCGAGGCAGATGCGAGAGGCGGCGTTACACGACGCGAGCGACATGACGTGGTCCGCGGTCGCCGACCGCTATCGGATTCTGGCCGCCGCTGTTCACACCACGGCAGCGGCAGCGTAATGCGCGAGCATGATCGGTACCACCACCTGCACGCGCTCACCGACGGCCGCGGCGTCTTCGAGCACGCGCTCCTGGACGCGCCCCGACCTGACCACGGGTACTGCGTCGACGACGTCGCCCGCGCACTGATCGTGGTTGTCCGCGATCCAGACCCGGACCCTGACCTCGTGAGGCTCAGCGAGATCTACCTGGGATTCCTTGAATCGGCCATCGGAACGGACGGGCTCGTTCATAACCGCATGAACGTGCACGGTGACTGGACCGACAACCACTCGATGGGCGACTGGTGGGGACGCCTCGTGTGGGCGGTAGGCACCGCCGCGGCCCGGGCACCGGACCCGTCAATCCGAGCCCGCGCGATGCGCGCGTTCCAGCGGGTCGCGCAGCAGCAGTCGCCGGACCTGCGGACGATCGCGTTCGCTGCCCTCGGCGCCAGCGAGGTCGCCGTCATCGATCCCACGGACGCGGCGGCTCGCCGTCTCCTGGGCGCGCTCGTGGATGCTGTTCCGGCCTCGAATGGCGAGACCTGGCTCTGGCCAGAGCCACGTCTGACGTACGCCAACGGCTCCATTGTCGAAGCGCTCATCGTGGCCGGCGAACGACTCGACAACCAGTCGGCAAGCGATCGAGGGTGGGAGTTACTCGCCTTCCTGCTGCAGGTGGAGAGCCCGAGTGACCGCCTATCGGTGACAGGCAGCGGCGGACGTGGTCCCGAGCAGACCGGACCGCAGTTCGACCAACAACCCATCGAGGTGGCGGCTATCGCCGATGCCTGCGCACGGGCCTACGAGCTGACCGGCGGCGAAGACTGGCGGCGTGGCATCGAGCTCTGCTGGCAGTGGTTCCTGGGGCACAACGACAGTCGAACCGTCATGGTCGACGTCGCCACGGGAGCAGGTTTTGACGGACTCGAGCGTCACGGACGCAACGAGAACAGGGGTGCGGAGTCGACCTTGGCGGCCCTGAGCACCTATCAACAGATGCGCCGCCTCGAACCGGAGCCGCACGTATGACGCTCGGACGGATGGAGACGGCCACCCTTCGTGCGGAACCGAGTCGGGTCATCGGGCAGCTCTTTCTCCCCGGCGAGGAGTCAGCGAACACCCACTCACGCGCAGCGCAGATCGTGCAGCGGGTCCTCGCCCTCTCTGGCCCCGCCACCGAAGAGATCGCCGCGCGATTGATCCGAGACTTCGATGGGCGCCATCCCGACATCCGTGCGTTGTTCGTCGCGAACGCGGATGCGGTGAGCTCGCGGGTCTCTGACCTGGAGGAGATCACCGAGTCACGCAAGATCGTGTTGGGCGCAAGCTTCACCGCGGAGTTCGCCCTCGAAGGCGCCGGAATCTGCAACCCGAGCGCCATCGAGCATCCCGACCAAGACGGCATGGCACCGGGTCACCTGCGTGTGGCGATCGCCCTCCGCGCGATCGGAGAGGGTCACCTCTCATCCATCGGGTTTGCCGAGGCCACCATCGGTCCCGGCGCCACCTGGAGCTTCCACGACCGCGAGGCACCACCGTGGCGCCCGCACCTGAGCGACGGCAGCTGGAGCATCACGCATTTCCGTGCGGCCGCCGAGCACGAGGGGATCCTCAACGAAACGTCGCACGCGGTTCTGCGCGAATTGCCGGCGCGGTTCTCACCTCCCGACATCGACATCGCTGTCGCCGCACTCCCCGCTGAGCTGTCCACGCGCGCCGACAGCCGTCGACAGATCGATGCGCTCCGGACGCTGGCCGCCTCGGCGTATCGGACGACCTTCTCGCCACAGACAGGGCTGAGCCAGCGCGTCCTCACTCCCGTCGCGGCAGAGGAGAACCATGGCATGGAGGATGCCCGATTCGTCCGCTTCACCGACGCCGAGGGAGCCGTTGAATACCGCGCCACCTACACCGCCTATGACGGGCGAAACATCGCGCCCCGGCTGATCATCACGCCCGACCTTCGGGACTTCACCGTCCATCGGCTGGCGGGCGCGGCCGCCCAGAACAAGGGGATGGCGTTGTTTCCTCGCGTCGTCGGCGGCAGGCACCTCGCGTTGTGCCGTACCGGTGGCGAGAATATCTCGCTGGCTGAGTCCACCGACGGCGTGATCTGGAGCCAGGGCCCGACAGTTCACAGTCCGCGACAGTCCTGGGAGATCGTCCAGACCGGCAACTGTGGGCCGCCAATAGAGACGGACGACGGCTGGCTCGTCCTCACCCATGGCGTCGGCCCGATGCGCACGTACGTCCTCGCCGCGCTGCTCCTCGATCTGCAGGACCCGAGCATCGTGATCGGGCGAACCGCGACGCCGATCCTCGAGCCGCGTTCTGACGGACGCGACGGGTACGTGCCCAACGTGGTGTATTCCTGCGGCGGCATCATCCACGAAGGCGTGCTGTGGATTCCGATCGGGATCACGGACTCACGCATCGGCGTATGCTCGGTCGACCTCGCCGAGCTCCTGAGGTCGATGGTTGCCGAGACCCGGTGACCTCTCGCGGGTGGCGACAAGCG
Protein-coding sequences here:
- a CDS encoding glycosyltransferase, which encodes MPLADVSPTPGVAPLGPTEERVVVTHYGFLSTYPPTRCGLATFTEALAHALSGDPRDSADIARVLDTPEPAAARTADGAPRVRADLIAHDSGSRAAVVTALNVCDVAIVQHEYGIYGGADGDEILEVLAAITAPTIVVLHTVLPAPTPHQRAVLTRVCAAASATVVMTSSARETLLENYDVNAALVHTIPHGVTNLALRPTTPHRRKRVLTWGLISPGKGIEWGIRAMAQLGDLAPDIEYVVAGQTHPKVLALAGESYRTALTTLVDELDLGASVRLDGRYLDGDELAALLASADVVLLPYDSLDQATSGVLAEAVAAGIPVVATRFPHAVELLASGAGTVVTHQDPEAIAAAVRTILRGDEVARQMREAALHDASDMTWSAVADRYRILAAAVHTTAAAA
- a CDS encoding glycosyltransferase — encoded protein: MREHDRYHHLHALTDGRGVFEHALLDAPRPDHGYCVDDVARALIVVVRDPDPDPDLVRLSEIYLGFLESAIGTDGLVHNRMNVHGDWTDNHSMGDWWGRLVWAVGTAAARAPDPSIRARAMRAFQRVAQQQSPDLRTIAFAALGASEVAVIDPTDAAARRLLGALVDAVPASNGETWLWPEPRLTYANGSIVEALIVAGERLDNQSASDRGWELLAFLLQVESPSDRLSVTGSGGRGPEQTGPQFDQQPIEVAAIADACARAYELTGGEDWRRGIELCWQWFLGHNDSRTVMVDVATGAGFDGLERHGRNENRGAESTLAALSTYQQMRRLEPEPHV
- a CDS encoding glycosylase gives rise to the protein METATLRAEPSRVIGQLFLPGEESANTHSRAAQIVQRVLALSGPATEEIAARLIRDFDGRHPDIRALFVANADAVSSRVSDLEEITESRKIVLGASFTAEFALEGAGICNPSAIEHPDQDGMAPGHLRVAIALRAIGEGHLSSIGFAEATIGPGATWSFHDREAPPWRPHLSDGSWSITHFRAAAEHEGILNETSHAVLRELPARFSPPDIDIAVAALPAELSTRADSRRQIDALRTLAASAYRTTFSPQTGLSQRVLTPVAAEENHGMEDARFVRFTDAEGAVEYRATYTAYDGRNIAPRLIITPDLRDFTVHRLAGAAAQNKGMALFPRVVGGRHLALCRTGGENISLAESTDGVIWSQGPTVHSPRQSWEIVQTGNCGPPIETDDGWLVLTHGVGPMRTYVLAALLLDLQDPSIVIGRTATPILEPRSDGRDGYVPNVVYSCGGIIHEGVLWIPIGITDSRIGVCSVDLAELLRSMVAETR